One region of Rhodothermales bacterium genomic DNA includes:
- a CDS encoding aldehyde dehydrogenase (NADP(+)), with protein MDLLGKHLLGGVSSADGQHVFYAVNPSDGSKLQPGFHEALPEEVDQALHLADGAFTGLRQMTPAQRAAMLRAIAEEILALGDALLDRAHAETGLPMGRLQGERGRAVNQIRLFADLIEEGSWVQARIDVGDPERQPLPKPDVRSMLMPIGPVAVFGASNFPLAIGVAGTDTISALGAGCPAVVKAHPAHPGTSEMMGQAISRGLARTGAPAGSFSMLQGAGHAMGIAMVQHPLTRAVAFTGSFRGGRALFDAAASRPDPIPVYAEMGSVNPVFLLPGALAQRAEQIAQGYLQSVNLGVGQFCTNPGLVVGIEGESLGRFVEAAGKMAAETPAATMLHPGIAAAYRDGVQRIAQTQGVRVAGRAADADEASCQAACVIFQTDIATLGDQEQLMEEVFGPASIVASGSSLDDLIAVARKLDGHLTATVHGTDEDLASHAELIRVLETKVGRLIFNGFPTGIEVCAAMHHGGPYPATTDSHFTSIGTGAIFRFARPICYQNFPDAALPEELRNRNAAGVWRLVNNAMTQGDVA; from the coding sequence ATGGACCTTCTCGGAAAACACCTTCTCGGCGGCGTCTCCAGCGCCGATGGGCAACACGTCTTTTATGCGGTCAACCCGTCCGATGGGTCGAAACTCCAGCCGGGTTTTCATGAGGCGCTTCCGGAGGAGGTGGATCAGGCGCTGCACCTGGCCGACGGGGCGTTTACGGGGCTGCGTCAGATGACGCCGGCGCAGCGCGCGGCCATGCTCCGCGCCATCGCCGAGGAGATCCTGGCGCTGGGCGATGCCCTGCTCGACCGTGCGCATGCCGAAACGGGCCTCCCGATGGGCCGGCTCCAGGGCGAGCGCGGCCGCGCCGTGAACCAGATCCGCCTCTTTGCTGACCTGATCGAGGAAGGATCGTGGGTCCAGGCGCGGATCGACGTGGGGGATCCCGAGCGTCAGCCGCTGCCGAAGCCCGACGTCCGCAGCATGCTCATGCCGATCGGCCCCGTCGCCGTGTTTGGGGCGAGCAACTTTCCGCTGGCGATCGGCGTCGCCGGCACGGACACGATCTCGGCGCTGGGCGCCGGCTGCCCCGCCGTCGTCAAGGCGCATCCGGCGCACCCGGGCACCAGCGAGATGATGGGGCAGGCGATCTCGCGCGGCCTCGCGCGGACGGGCGCGCCGGCCGGCAGTTTTTCGATGCTCCAGGGCGCCGGCCACGCGATGGGGATCGCGATGGTGCAGCATCCGCTCACGCGGGCGGTCGCCTTCACGGGCAGCTTCCGGGGTGGACGCGCCCTGTTCGACGCCGCAGCCTCGCGCCCGGACCCGATCCCCGTGTATGCCGAGATGGGCAGCGTGAATCCGGTCTTCCTGCTCCCGGGCGCCCTCGCGCAGCGGGCCGAGCAGATCGCGCAGGGGTACCTCCAGTCCGTCAATCTGGGCGTGGGCCAGTTCTGCACGAATCCGGGCCTCGTGGTCGGCATCGAAGGCGAATCGCTGGGCCGTTTCGTGGAGGCGGCGGGCAAGATGGCGGCGGAAACGCCGGCCGCCACCATGCTGCACCCCGGCATCGCGGCCGCCTACCGGGATGGCGTCCAGCGGATCGCGCAGACCCAGGGCGTACGCGTGGCCGGTCGTGCGGCGGACGCGGATGAGGCCTCCTGCCAGGCCGCCTGCGTCATCTTTCAGACGGATATCGCCACGCTCGGGGACCAGGAGCAGCTGATGGAAGAGGTCTTCGGGCCGGCCTCCATCGTCGCCTCCGGCTCGAGTCTCGACGACCTCATCGCCGTCGCCCGGAAACTCGACGGGCACCTCACCGCCACCGTCCACGGCACCGACGAAGACCTCGCGTCCCATGCCGAGCTGATCCGGGTCCTGGAGACCAAGGTCGGACGGCTCATCTTCAACGGATTTCCCACCGGCATCGAGGTCTGCGCCGCCATGCACCACGGAGGGCCCTACCCGGCCACGACCGACAGCCACTTCACATCGATCGGCACCGGCGCGATCTTTCGGTTCGCGCGCCCGATCTGTTACCAGAACTTCCCCGACGCCGCGTTGCCGGAGGAGCTGCGCAACCGCAATGCCGCCGGCGTCTGGCGCCTGGTTAACAATGCGATGACGCAGGGCGATGTGGCCTGA
- a CDS encoding tryptophanase, with translation MKTIIEPFRIKSVEPIRMTTREERAGYIARAHYNLFSLHSDDVLIDLLTDSGTSAMSAGQWAGIMRGDESYAGSPSYHRFEAAVTDLMPFKHIIPTHQGRAAERILFHIVGGRGKRIPSNTHFDTTRANIEASGAEAVDLVIREGLEPANEHPFKGNIDIDRLDAFLQEQGDAVPIVMITVTNNSGGGQPVSMANIRAAKAVCERHGKPLFLDACRFAENAYFIKLREPGYADRPVKEIVREMFSYADGMTMSAKKDALVNIGGWLALNDDAWAQAASNLLILTEGFPTYGGLAGRDLEAIAVGLGEVIDEDYLAYRLTSTRYLGDALTRMGIPIIRPVGGHAVYIDAHALLPHIPPLQYPGQSLAVALYEVGGIRSCEIGSVMFGRQPDGSERPARMELVRLAIPRRVYTQSHIDYVIECFGDVLKLRDALRGYRIAHEPPALRHFTARFEPMA, from the coding sequence ATGAAGACGATTATCGAGCCTTTCCGCATCAAATCCGTCGAGCCCATCCGGATGACGACGCGCGAGGAGCGCGCCGGCTACATCGCCCGGGCGCACTACAACCTCTTCTCGCTGCATTCCGACGACGTGCTGATCGACCTCCTCACCGACTCGGGGACCTCGGCCATGAGCGCCGGGCAGTGGGCAGGGATCATGCGCGGCGACGAGAGTTATGCCGGCTCCCCCTCCTACCACCGGTTCGAGGCCGCCGTCACCGACCTCATGCCCTTCAAACACATCATCCCCACCCACCAGGGCCGCGCGGCGGAACGCATCCTCTTCCACATCGTCGGCGGCCGCGGCAAACGCATCCCCAGCAACACCCACTTCGACACCACCCGCGCCAACATCGAGGCCAGCGGCGCCGAAGCGGTCGACCTCGTCATTCGCGAAGGCCTGGAGCCGGCGAACGAACACCCGTTCAAGGGCAATATCGACATCGACCGCCTGGACGCCTTCCTCCAGGAACAGGGCGACGCCGTCCCGATCGTCATGATCACCGTCACCAACAACTCGGGGGGCGGACAGCCGGTGTCGATGGCCAACATCCGGGCGGCGAAGGCGGTGTGCGAGCGGCACGGCAAGCCGCTCTTCCTGGATGCCTGCCGGTTTGCCGAGAACGCCTACTTCATCAAACTGCGCGAGCCCGGCTATGCGGACCGCCCGGTCAAGGAGATCGTCCGCGAGATGTTCTCGTATGCCGACGGGATGACGATGAGCGCCAAAAAAGACGCGCTCGTCAACATCGGCGGCTGGCTGGCGCTGAACGACGACGCCTGGGCGCAGGCGGCGAGCAACCTGCTCATTCTGACGGAGGGCTTCCCCACCTATGGCGGGCTCGCCGGGCGCGACCTCGAAGCCATTGCGGTCGGGCTCGGTGAAGTGATCGACGAAGACTATCTCGCCTACCGGCTGACCTCGACACGCTACCTCGGCGACGCGCTGACCCGGATGGGCATCCCCATCATCCGCCCTGTGGGCGGGCACGCCGTCTACATCGACGCGCACGCGCTGCTCCCGCATATCCCCCCGCTCCAGTATCCCGGTCAGTCGCTCGCGGTGGCCCTGTACGAGGTCGGCGGCATCCGGAGCTGCGAGATCGGGTCGGTGATGTTCGGCCGGCAACCGGACGGCTCCGAACGGCCGGCGCGGATGGAGCTGGTTCGCCTCGCGATCCCCCGGCGCGTCTACACGCAGAGCCACATCGACTACGTGATCGAGTGTTTCGGGGACGTGCTCAAGCTGCGCGACGCGCTGCGAGGCTACCGCATCGCCCACGAACCGCCGGCGCTGCGCCACTTCACGGCCCGCTTCGAGCCGATGGCGTGA
- a CDS encoding histone deacetylase has product MKTAVTVSRLHDAHASSGHVERPERIHAIERVLEEGQTLRDALRLPPAPAPVEAALLAHPAEYLERLQAACEAGGARLDPDTYATPASWDVAMEALGALLATCDAVMDGRADNGFAIVRPPGHHARPDEAMGFCLLGNAAIAARWLQRQHGVERVLVLDFDVHHGNGTQEILYEDPSVLYMSLHQWPLYPGTGRNDERGAGAGLGATVNVPLPARTGDAGYLAAFDRILTPLALRFKPEVILVSAGYDAHWRDPIAGMHVTVNGFARMMREALAWADATAEGRLVALLEGGYDAMALAYSVRASLDVLRDPDAAVEDPFGTPQIVDADATRHLDAAAAAHLLP; this is encoded by the coding sequence ATGAAGACAGCCGTAACCGTTAGCCGGCTGCACGACGCACATGCGTCGAGCGGGCACGTCGAACGCCCCGAACGCATCCACGCCATCGAGCGCGTGCTGGAAGAAGGGCAGACCCTGCGCGACGCGCTGCGGCTCCCGCCCGCGCCGGCCCCCGTCGAGGCCGCGCTGCTGGCCCATCCGGCCGAATACCTGGAGCGGCTCCAGGCGGCCTGCGAGGCGGGCGGTGCGCGGCTCGACCCCGACACCTACGCCACGCCGGCGAGCTGGGACGTCGCGATGGAAGCCCTAGGCGCCCTGCTCGCCACCTGCGACGCCGTGATGGACGGCCGGGCGGATAACGGGTTCGCCATCGTCCGTCCCCCGGGCCACCACGCCCGGCCCGACGAAGCGATGGGCTTCTGTCTGCTCGGCAACGCCGCCATCGCCGCCCGCTGGCTCCAGCGTCAACACGGGGTGGAGCGCGTGCTCGTGCTCGACTTCGACGTGCACCACGGCAACGGCACCCAGGAAATCCTTTACGAAGACCCGTCGGTGCTCTACATGAGCCTGCACCAGTGGCCGCTCTACCCCGGGACGGGGCGCAACGACGAGCGCGGCGCCGGCGCGGGCCTCGGCGCCACCGTCAACGTCCCGCTCCCCGCGCGCACGGGCGACGCCGGCTACCTCGCCGCATTCGACCGCATCCTGACGCCGCTTGCGCTTCGTTTCAAGCCGGAGGTCATCCTGGTCTCCGCCGGCTACGACGCCCACTGGCGCGACCCCATCGCCGGCATGCACGTCACGGTCAACGGCTTCGCCCGCATGATGCGCGAGGCGCTCGCCTGGGCCGACGCCACGGCGGAAGGCCGGCTCGTCGCGCTGCTCGAAGGCGGATACGACGCCATGGCGCTCGCCTACAGCGTCCGCGCCTCGCTCGACGTGCTCCGCGACCCCGACGCCGCGGTGGAAGATCCTTTCGGCACCCCCCAGATCGTGGACGCCGACGCAACCCGACACCTCGACGCGGCCGCCGCCGCGCACCTGCTTCCATGA
- a CDS encoding HD domain-containing protein, which produces MILRLNADAPGSGNPHYKIVADPVHGFISIPRKEILPLIQTPEVQRLRRIRQLGVGNFVFPGAEHSRFSHALGAMALMQDTILTLRGKDTPISEKEESAALAAALLHDIGHGPFSHSLEHILISDFEHEQMSRALIVQLAERFGGSLHLALEMFDNTCDRPFFHQLISSQLDMDRLDYLRRDSYFTGVVEGKVGVQRIIKSMLVSPTAGRADARMVIEPRGIYPVENFLFARRLMYWQVYLHKTVLAGDHLLQGILRRARYLLGAGDTGVAQLGAPALLFFLQHDVKGADIQNPDVRAVFCELDDSDIIYSMKRWAHHRDPILVDLCRRFNNRDFLRVRFLGHEASDDEAGEWREQVKFWLLAQRLTDPEHADDDVSYYFGVDEAGHAAYGHEPGGIDVLMPEGIQELSTVTDTAAIASLTLRVEKPYVCYPKEVKLSLSRLEPHEDSRNR; this is translated from the coding sequence ATGATTTTACGGTTGAACGCCGACGCCCCGGGATCGGGAAATCCGCACTACAAAATCGTCGCGGATCCCGTTCACGGGTTCATCTCCATCCCGCGAAAAGAGATCCTCCCGCTCATCCAGACGCCCGAGGTGCAGCGCCTGCGACGGATCCGCCAGCTCGGCGTCGGCAACTTCGTCTTTCCGGGCGCGGAGCACTCGCGTTTCAGCCATGCCCTCGGCGCCATGGCGCTGATGCAGGATACGATTCTCACGCTTCGGGGTAAAGATACGCCGATCAGCGAAAAGGAGGAGTCGGCCGCGCTCGCTGCCGCGCTGCTCCACGATATCGGCCACGGCCCGTTTTCGCATTCGCTCGAACACATCCTGATCTCCGACTTCGAGCACGAGCAGATGAGCCGCGCGCTCATCGTGCAGCTCGCCGAACGGTTCGGCGGCTCGCTGCACCTGGCGCTGGAGATGTTCGACAACACCTGCGACCGCCCGTTTTTCCACCAGCTGATCTCGAGTCAGCTCGACATGGACCGGCTCGACTACCTCCGGCGCGACTCGTATTTCACGGGCGTCGTCGAGGGGAAAGTCGGCGTGCAGCGCATCATCAAGTCGATGCTCGTCTCCCCCACCGCCGGCCGCGCCGACGCCCGCATGGTCATCGAGCCCCGGGGGATCTACCCCGTCGAGAACTTCCTCTTCGCGCGCCGGCTCATGTACTGGCAGGTTTATCTCCACAAAACTGTCCTCGCCGGAGACCACCTCCTCCAGGGCATCCTCCGCCGGGCGCGCTACCTGCTCGGCGCCGGCGATACCGGCGTAGCCCAACTCGGAGCGCCCGCCCTGCTCTTCTTCCTACAGCACGACGTGAAGGGCGCCGACATCCAGAACCCCGACGTGCGCGCCGTCTTCTGCGAACTCGACGACTCCGACATCATCTACAGCATGAAACGCTGGGCGCATCACCGCGACCCGATTCTGGTGGATCTGTGCCGGCGCTTCAACAACCGCGACTTCCTCCGCGTGCGCTTCCTCGGGCATGAGGCCTCCGACGACGAAGCCGGTGAATGGCGCGAGCAGGTGAAGTTCTGGTTGCTCGCTCAGCGCCTGACCGACCCCGAGCATGCCGATGACGACGTGTCGTATTATTTCGGCGTCGACGAAGCCGGCCACGCCGCGTACGGCCACGAGCCCGGCGGCATCGACGTGCTCATGCCTGAAGGCATCCAGGAGCTCTCTACCGTCACCGATACCGCCGCCATCGCGTCGCTCACGCTGCGGGTCGAAAAGCCGTACGTATGCTACCCGAAGGAAGTGAAGCTGTCCCTCTCGCGCCTCGAACCCCATGAAGACAGCCGTAACCGTTAG
- a CDS encoding polysaccharide deacetylase family protein has translation MPQSLVLPCCVEAPPAFAPKARYAIEVLLCGLGAEPLWVERAHLAGPSIYYGPEPEAAGPTTVAIRLREETPAYFASGEAYPAHRMRRVPIGEATWPMLFGEPDDDDPIASAFFWLSGWQEHTCIERDRHGRFPYEASLQAAWGTACEPAVDAYRVLLGERLARAGFIAVPTRWAGHDWAFCATHDIDYLRKWRPGIMYRELVEYPLLNRLDRPPPERRRRLASSLRQFATPGDPFRLAIDRMVDAERGRQGSATYFFKAGAHGPHDVHYGLHGGYIQHVFARLRRDGFEIGLHPGYHAHDHAGRMRDERSRLAGAAKAPVTSVRQHYLRWQPEITPALHAEAGFALDSTLGFSTFEGFRHGTCHPFPLFDIPANAAHPIWEMPLCLMDAAIFNRRHLTAEEALGVSRRLIDQCRQFRGVCVMLWHNTLWDEIDFPGWGQHFLDTLDAAASAGGCLTTLSMALEAYR, from the coding sequence ATGCCACAGTCTCTCGTACTCCCCTGTTGTGTCGAGGCTCCCCCGGCGTTTGCGCCGAAGGCGCGTTATGCGATCGAGGTCCTGCTGTGCGGACTCGGCGCCGAGCCGCTATGGGTGGAGCGCGCGCATCTGGCAGGGCCGTCGATCTATTACGGACCCGAGCCGGAGGCGGCCGGCCCCACGACCGTGGCGATCCGGCTTCGGGAGGAGACGCCGGCGTATTTCGCGTCCGGCGAGGCCTATCCGGCGCACCGGATGCGGCGCGTGCCGATCGGGGAAGCGACCTGGCCCATGCTCTTCGGCGAACCGGACGACGACGACCCCATCGCCTCCGCCTTTTTCTGGCTCTCCGGGTGGCAGGAGCACACGTGCATCGAGCGCGACCGGCACGGCCGGTTTCCGTACGAGGCCTCGCTGCAGGCGGCGTGGGGCACGGCCTGCGAGCCGGCGGTGGATGCCTACCGCGTCCTGCTGGGCGAGCGCCTCGCGCGCGCGGGCTTCATCGCGGTGCCGACGCGGTGGGCCGGCCACGACTGGGCCTTCTGCGCGACGCACGACATCGACTACCTCCGCAAGTGGCGCCCGGGGATCATGTATCGCGAACTGGTCGAGTACCCGCTGCTCAACCGCCTGGACCGCCCGCCGCCGGAGCGCCGCCGCCGTCTCGCCTCCTCGCTCCGGCAATTCGCGACGCCGGGCGATCCGTTTCGGCTGGCGATCGACCGGATGGTCGATGCGGAACGAGGCCGGCAGGGGAGCGCCACCTACTTCTTCAAGGCCGGCGCCCACGGCCCGCACGACGTTCACTACGGGCTCCACGGCGGCTATATCCAGCACGTGTTCGCCCGGCTGCGTCGCGACGGCTTCGAGATCGGGCTGCACCCGGGATACCACGCGCACGACCATGCCGGGCGGATGCGGGACGAGCGGTCCCGCCTCGCCGGCGCCGCGAAGGCGCCGGTGACGTCCGTACGGCAGCACTACCTCCGCTGGCAGCCCGAGATCACGCCGGCGCTGCACGCCGAGGCGGGCTTCGCGCTCGATTCCACCCTCGGCTTCTCCACCTTCGAAGGGTTTCGACACGGCACCTGCCACCCGTTCCCGCTGTTCGACATCCCGGCGAACGCCGCGCATCCGATCTGGGAAATGCCGCTCTGCCTGATGGACGCGGCGATCTTCAACCGCCGCCACCTCACCGCGGAAGAAGCCCTCGGCGTCTCCCGCCGGCTCATCGACCAGTGCCGCCAGTTCCGGGGCGTGTGCGTCATGCTCTGGCACAATACCCTCTGGGACGAGATCGACTTCCCGGGCTGGGGCCAGCACTTCCTCGATACCCTCGACGCCGCCGCGTCCGCCGGCGGATGCCTGACCACGCTCTCGATGGCGCTGGAGGCGTACAGGTAA
- a CDS encoding alpha/beta fold hydrolase, whose protein sequence is MAESALQRILGLEPFPEPPLIRLRYPVVMMHGFGMVAALRRNGHMYDFAMDLRARGIWAFAPNVPPYNPVPVRAGIWKERLQHILHQTGAEKVNLIAHSMGGLDARYLISREGFHDRVASLVTISTPHHGSSIASFLLDQPDRLRVWLADLANWLGSTAMREVNADFMNTVSELTPAYIKETFNPATPDDPGVRYWSYSAKAGKGTDHSMSPFLRPLNLILHGREGVNDGFVSVESAMWGESLGVIEADHAQQLGIQFPTLNGFDAYGLYRTIAAMLREEGF, encoded by the coding sequence ATGGCTGAATCGGCGCTGCAACGCATCCTCGGTCTGGAGCCGTTTCCGGAGCCCCCGCTGATCCGACTCCGCTATCCCGTGGTCATGATGCATGGTTTCGGGATGGTGGCCGCGTTGCGGCGGAACGGGCACATGTACGATTTCGCGATGGACCTCCGCGCCCGCGGGATCTGGGCGTTTGCGCCCAACGTGCCGCCCTACAACCCGGTGCCCGTGCGCGCCGGCATCTGGAAGGAGCGGCTCCAGCATATTCTGCACCAGACCGGCGCCGAAAAGGTGAACCTCATCGCGCACTCCATGGGCGGGCTCGATGCCCGGTATCTGATCAGCCGCGAGGGCTTTCACGACCGGGTGGCCTCGCTCGTAACGATCTCCACCCCGCACCACGGCTCTTCGATCGCCAGCTTTCTCCTCGACCAGCCCGATCGGCTGCGCGTCTGGCTCGCGGATCTGGCCAACTGGCTGGGGTCGACCGCCATGCGCGAGGTGAATGCCGACTTCATGAACACGGTGAGCGAGCTGACGCCGGCGTACATCAAGGAGACTTTCAATCCTGCCACCCCGGACGACCCTGGCGTGCGGTACTGGTCGTATAGCGCAAAAGCCGGCAAAGGCACCGACCACAGCATGAGCCCCTTCCTCCGCCCGCTCAACCTGATCCTGCACGGCCGCGAGGGCGTCAACGACGGCTTCGTCTCGGTCGAAAGCGCTATGTGGGGAGAATCCCTCGGCGTCATCGAAGCCGACCACGCCCAGCAACTCGGCATCCAGTTTCCCACCCTCAACGGGTTCGACGCCTACGGCCTCTATCGCACCATCGCCGCGATGCTGCGCGAGGAAGGATTTTGA
- a CDS encoding phosphatidate cytidylyltransferase — MSDLPISYRSEFFRKTIHLLSVALPVGMLLVPRTTGLVALAMLTALALAFEVARGINPEVNRFFVWQFGWMMRPDEKPPLGRIRISGATWVLLSALVLLVCFPARIAAMALTVFMIGDAAAALVGRRFGRHRWSGSPKTIEGTIGFIVFGALAALFFPKPAFWLGPAAALLAGALELLPGPLNDNIQAPFITALAIAATEHFVLGLPMGFLPGLAG, encoded by the coding sequence ATGTCAGACCTGCCGATTTCGTACCGATCCGAGTTTTTTCGGAAGACGATCCACCTGCTTTCCGTCGCGTTGCCGGTCGGGATGCTGCTGGTGCCGCGAACGACCGGGCTCGTCGCGCTGGCGATGCTGACGGCGCTCGCCCTGGCGTTCGAGGTCGCGCGCGGGATCAACCCGGAGGTGAACCGCTTCTTCGTCTGGCAGTTCGGCTGGATGATGCGCCCGGACGAGAAACCCCCGTTGGGCCGCATCCGCATCAGCGGCGCGACGTGGGTGCTGCTTTCCGCGCTGGTGCTCCTGGTGTGCTTTCCTGCGCGGATTGCCGCGATGGCGCTGACCGTATTCATGATCGGCGACGCCGCCGCCGCGCTCGTCGGGCGGCGATTTGGCCGGCACCGGTGGAGCGGAAGTCCTAAAACGATAGAAGGCACGATCGGATTCATCGTCTTCGGCGCCCTGGCCGCGTTGTTTTTCCCGAAGCCCGCCTTCTGGCTGGGGCCGGCGGCGGCGCTCCTGGCCGGCGCGCTCGAACTGCTGCCGGGTCCGCTGAACGACAATATCCAAGCGCCGTTCATCACCGCCCTGGCGATCGCCGCAACCGAGCATTTCGTGCTCGGTCTGCCCATGGGTTTCCTGCCCGGCCTGGCAGGGTGA
- the hemE gene encoding uroporphyrinogen decarboxylase yields the protein MPSFPALQNDLLLKAARQEATPRAPVWMMRQAGRYLPEYRALRSEDAFFSLVRTPELAMEVTLQPLERFPLDAAIIFSDILVIPQAMGMDVEMIKGRGPVFKAPLASPSDMARLRSPDLRAALDYVFEALTLTRHKLAGRVPLIGFCGAPWTLMAYMIEGSGSKTFSLAKTWLFRHPDESRALLQDITDRLVEYLSLQIQAGAQLVQVFDTWAGLLSPEAFNRFCLPYLAQIAERLKALHPEVPATVFAKGAHYALDDLADTGYDVIGLDWTMDPRAARRVVAGRAALQGNLDPCVLYADPMAIRRAVRDMLDAFGPNGHIANLGHGMHPDHDPAHAAAFIEAVQEISAEQAASLQEH from the coding sequence ATGCCATCATTTCCAGCTTTACAAAACGACCTGTTGCTCAAGGCCGCCCGTCAGGAGGCCACCCCCCGCGCGCCGGTGTGGATGATGCGGCAGGCCGGACGCTACCTGCCCGAGTACCGCGCGCTCCGTTCCGAGGACGCGTTTTTTTCGCTCGTCCGCACCCCGGAGCTGGCGATGGAGGTCACGCTCCAGCCCCTCGAACGTTTCCCGCTCGATGCCGCCATCATCTTCTCGGATATCCTGGTGATTCCCCAGGCGATGGGGATGGACGTAGAGATGATCAAGGGCCGGGGGCCGGTATTCAAGGCTCCGCTGGCGTCCCCGTCCGACATGGCGCGGCTGCGGAGTCCGGATCTGCGCGCGGCGCTCGACTATGTTTTCGAGGCGCTCACGCTCACGCGCCACAAGCTGGCGGGGCGCGTGCCGCTGATCGGGTTCTGCGGCGCCCCGTGGACGCTGATGGCCTACATGATCGAGGGCAGCGGCAGCAAGACGTTTTCGCTGGCGAAGACGTGGCTCTTCAGACATCCCGATGAAAGCCGGGCGCTGTTGCAGGACATCACGGATCGGCTGGTCGAATACCTCTCGCTCCAGATCCAGGCCGGCGCGCAGCTGGTGCAGGTGTTCGACACCTGGGCGGGCTTGCTCAGCCCGGAGGCCTTCAACCGATTCTGCCTGCCCTATCTCGCGCAGATCGCCGAACGACTGAAAGCCCTCCACCCGGAGGTGCCGGCGACGGTGTTCGCCAAGGGCGCCCACTATGCCCTGGACGACCTCGCCGATACCGGCTACGACGTCATTGGGCTCGACTGGACGATGGACCCGCGGGCCGCACGCCGGGTGGTCGCAGGGCGCGCCGCGCTGCAGGGTAACCTCGACCCCTGTGTCCTTTATGCGGATCCGATGGCGATCCGCCGGGCCGTCCGCGACATGCTCGATGCGTTCGGGCCGAACGGCCACATCGCCAACCTGGGCCACGGCATGCATCCCGACCACGACCCCGCCCACGCCGCCGCATTCATCGAGGCGGTGCAGGAGATTTCCGCCGAGCAGGCGGCGTCACTTCAGGAGCACTAA